One genomic window of Actinoplanes lobatus includes the following:
- the glgC gene encoding glucose-1-phosphate adenylyltransferase — MAVKVLAIVLAGGEGKRLMPLTADRAKPGVPFGGIYRMIDFVLSNLANAGYLKIVVLTQYKSHSLDRHISKTWRMSTLLGNYVTPVPAQQRLGPRWFAGSADAIYQSLNLINDESPDYVIVFGADHIYRMDPKQMVNDHIASGAAVTVAGIRQPLSLADQFGVIDVGADGKRIRAFREKPKDAQGLPDSPGEVYASMGNYVFTTRALCEAVTADAQNPDSKHDMGGNIIPMLVERGEANVYDFRDNDVPGSTDRDLGYWRDVGTLDSFYEAHTDLIATLPIFNLYNHDWPIFTNYGSWPPAKFVHGYDDRQGRALDSMISPGVVISGALVERSVISPNVRVNSWAHVDGAVIMEGVSVGRRAVIRNAIIDKNVVIPEGAQIGVDLDRDRKLYTVSDNGVVVIGKGQRVEL, encoded by the coding sequence ATGGCTGTCAAGGTGCTTGCGATCGTCCTGGCCGGTGGTGAAGGCAAGCGCCTGATGCCTTTGACGGCGGACCGCGCCAAGCCCGGAGTGCCCTTCGGCGGCATCTACCGCATGATCGACTTCGTGTTGTCGAACCTCGCGAACGCGGGGTATCTGAAGATCGTCGTGCTGACCCAGTACAAGTCGCACTCCCTGGACCGGCACATCTCCAAGACATGGCGGATGTCGACGCTGCTCGGCAACTACGTCACCCCGGTTCCCGCCCAGCAGCGGCTCGGCCCACGCTGGTTCGCCGGCTCCGCGGACGCCATCTACCAGAGCCTCAACCTGATCAACGACGAGTCGCCGGACTACGTGATCGTCTTCGGCGCCGACCACATCTACCGGATGGACCCGAAGCAGATGGTCAACGACCACATCGCCTCGGGCGCCGCGGTCACCGTCGCCGGGATCCGTCAGCCGCTGTCACTCGCCGACCAGTTCGGCGTGATCGACGTCGGCGCGGACGGCAAGCGCATCCGCGCCTTCCGGGAGAAGCCGAAGGACGCGCAGGGCCTGCCCGACTCGCCCGGCGAGGTGTATGCGTCGATGGGCAACTACGTCTTCACCACCCGGGCCCTGTGCGAGGCCGTCACCGCCGACGCGCAGAACCCGGACAGCAAGCACGACATGGGCGGCAACATCATCCCGATGCTGGTGGAGCGCGGCGAGGCGAACGTCTACGACTTCCGCGACAACGACGTTCCCGGCTCCACCGACCGGGACCTCGGCTACTGGCGCGACGTGGGGACGCTCGACTCGTTCTACGAGGCCCACACCGACCTGATCGCCACCCTGCCGATCTTCAACCTCTACAACCACGACTGGCCGATCTTCACCAACTACGGCTCCTGGCCACCGGCGAAATTCGTGCACGGGTACGACGACCGCCAGGGCCGCGCCCTCGACTCGATGATCTCGCCCGGCGTGGTGATCTCCGGTGCCCTGGTCGAACGCTCGGTGATCTCACCGAACGTCCGGGTCAACTCGTGGGCCCACGTGGACGGCGCGGTCATCATGGAGGGCGTCTCGGTGGGGCGGCGCGCGGTGATCCGCAACGCCATCATCGACAAGAACGTCGTCATCCCCGAGGGCGCCCAGATCGGCGTCGACCTCGACCGCGACCGCAAGCTCTACACGGTCAGCGACAACGGCGTGGTGGTCATCGGCAAAGGCCAGCGCGTCGAGCTCTAG
- a CDS encoding putative bifunctional diguanylate cyclase/phosphodiesterase produces the protein MPIRSPHRLAAWQYLLAGGLTAVLALYPLGVGAAWLIPQAAGTAILWRAARRHRCGWWLIAAAGTAGLLTSAWWTVRAATGAPPPHNTPMGLSLALQYALHAAGAVQLTRRKRPGSAAESGAVVLCLAMLAWSFIVLPYLGEPGYQQVDNALVVLYGVLDLAILASLPLTARRRPLLAAGGAVLVAAHLVYAATGGQGTLPFLPGGGPHLVMQLWWVLAAAAALHPAAVQPAATGERAGRAGLIGMYVAVVTAPLLPAVANPRAVVVVPAVLTAGLCGLLMLRVGLSSRLAERRAQQIGAALHEQRVLQQRLAYRAGHDALTGLANRDLLVGHLGRAAGGDRPYSLILCGLDGFKEVNDTYGHSVGDTVLRQAAGRLLLFAPEVDLVARLGGDEFGLLVTGPADTGELAERVLTAIASAPFVVDERWIPLTARAGVADGVPGNDAVLGDADLALRAAKQAGGARLARFDETLRAEQSERARIAAGLRQALLDDSLFMHYQPVVDTATGRIQGMEALMRWRRGDEIVPPGVFIPVAEQTGLIGALGTRALRLACARAAGWYRVHGLYLTVNVSTHQLRDPGFADGVREILAETGLPPTALVLEITESVLVDAADTSVLATLRADGVRIAIDDFGTGYSSLAYLHTLPVDILKIDQSFIRRHQDPPNPQDVSLTRAILELARSRGLVAVAEGVETQVQADLLRQLRCPLVQGYHFGRPCAAEAIDALLEQAARIPAV, from the coding sequence ATGCCCATCCGGTCACCCCACCGCCTTGCGGCCTGGCAGTACCTGCTGGCCGGCGGCCTCACGGCGGTGCTCGCCCTGTATCCGCTGGGCGTCGGCGCCGCGTGGCTGATCCCGCAGGCGGCCGGGACCGCGATCCTCTGGCGGGCCGCCCGCCGGCACCGGTGCGGCTGGTGGCTGATCGCCGCGGCCGGCACCGCGGGTCTGCTGACCTCCGCCTGGTGGACGGTCCGGGCGGCGACCGGCGCCCCGCCGCCGCACAACACCCCGATGGGCCTGTCGCTCGCCCTCCAGTACGCCCTGCACGCGGCCGGGGCCGTGCAGCTCACCCGCCGCAAGCGCCCGGGTTCGGCCGCCGAGTCCGGCGCCGTGGTCCTCTGCCTGGCGATGCTGGCCTGGTCGTTCATCGTCCTGCCGTACCTGGGGGAGCCCGGCTACCAGCAGGTCGACAACGCCCTGGTGGTCCTCTACGGAGTGCTCGACCTGGCGATCCTGGCGTCCCTGCCGCTGACCGCGCGCCGGCGGCCGCTGCTCGCCGCCGGCGGCGCCGTGCTGGTCGCCGCGCACCTGGTCTACGCGGCGACCGGCGGCCAGGGCACGCTGCCGTTCCTGCCGGGCGGCGGGCCGCACCTCGTCATGCAGCTGTGGTGGGTGCTGGCGGCGGCCGCCGCGCTGCACCCGGCGGCGGTCCAGCCGGCCGCCACCGGGGAGCGGGCCGGGCGGGCCGGGCTGATCGGCATGTACGTGGCCGTGGTGACCGCCCCGCTGCTGCCCGCCGTCGCGAACCCGCGCGCCGTCGTGGTGGTCCCGGCGGTGCTGACGGCCGGGCTGTGTGGACTGCTGATGCTGCGGGTCGGCCTGTCCAGCCGGCTGGCCGAGCGGCGGGCCCAGCAGATCGGGGCGGCCCTGCACGAGCAGCGGGTCCTGCAACAGCGTCTGGCGTACCGGGCCGGGCACGACGCGCTGACCGGGCTCGCCAACCGGGACCTGCTGGTCGGTCATCTGGGCCGGGCCGCCGGCGGGGACCGTCCGTACAGCCTGATCCTCTGCGGGCTGGACGGGTTCAAGGAGGTCAACGACACGTACGGGCACTCGGTCGGTGACACCGTGCTGCGCCAGGCGGCCGGCCGGCTGCTGCTGTTCGCCCCCGAGGTGGACCTGGTGGCCCGGCTCGGCGGCGACGAGTTCGGCCTGCTGGTGACCGGGCCGGCGGACACCGGTGAGCTGGCGGAGCGGGTTCTGACGGCGATCGCCTCGGCGCCGTTCGTGGTCGACGAGCGGTGGATCCCGTTGACCGCCCGGGCCGGGGTCGCGGACGGCGTACCGGGAAACGACGCCGTGCTGGGCGACGCCGACCTGGCCCTGCGCGCCGCCAAGCAGGCGGGCGGCGCGCGGCTGGCGCGGTTCGACGAGACGCTGCGCGCCGAGCAGAGCGAGCGCGCCCGGATCGCCGCCGGCCTGCGGCAGGCGCTGCTCGACGACAGCCTGTTCATGCACTACCAGCCGGTGGTGGACACCGCGACCGGCCGGATCCAGGGAATGGAGGCGCTGATGCGCTGGCGCCGCGGCGACGAGATCGTCCCGCCCGGCGTGTTCATCCCGGTGGCCGAGCAGACCGGGCTGATCGGCGCGCTGGGCACCCGGGCGCTGCGGCTGGCCTGCGCCCGGGCCGCCGGATGGTACCGGGTGCACGGCCTCTACCTGACCGTGAACGTCTCCACCCACCAGCTGCGCGACCCGGGCTTCGCCGACGGGGTACGGGAGATCCTGGCGGAGACCGGACTGCCGCCGACCGCACTGGTGCTGGAGATCACCGAATCGGTACTCGTCGACGCCGCGGACACCTCGGTGCTCGCCACGCTGCGCGCGGACGGGGTCCGGATCGCCATCGACGACTTCGGCACCGGGTACTCGTCACTGGCGTACCTGCACACCCTGCCGGTCGACATCCTCAAGATCGACCAGTCCTTCATCCGCCGCCACCAGGACCCGCCGAACCCCCAGGACGTGAGCCTGACCAGGGCGATCCTGGAACTGGCCCGCAGCCGGGGGTTGGTCGCGGTGGCCGAGGGGGTGGAGACCCAGGTGCAGGCGGACCTGCTCCGGCAACTGCGCTGCCCGCTCGTGCAGGGCTACCACTTCGGCCGCCCCTGCGCCGCCGAGGCGATCGACGCGCTTCTCGAGCAGGCGGCCCGGATCCCGGCGGTCTGA
- a CDS encoding AraC family transcriptional regulator: MAGGRSPGPAAPGADVPVHISLRTTDVDEAREFCRSLYYGPLRIEPVGDPGRFQFQADVVVLGPITLGEVGYGTDIRVSIAALETAYHVLVPLTGMLRSRHRGAVVLADPTRAVVFRPTGDIEVDWPASCRLISVKVERAALEREVDAALDQRVMSPLPLGATFDLVDGPGRTWAAMVRLLLAELREPDALASRPRMAARWRDMVVSGLALTVEHPYGEEPAGLQGPHRPRTVKRALDAMHAEPWRAYTIHDLAALAGVGVRVLQESFRQHVGMPPLTYLRRLRLDAVHAELCRSDPGQASVSEVAYRYGFTHLGRFAGAYRTRFGETPSQTLRDRR; the protein is encoded by the coding sequence ATGGCAGGCGGTCGGTCTCCGGGCCCGGCGGCGCCGGGCGCGGACGTCCCGGTTCACATCAGCCTGCGCACCACCGATGTGGACGAGGCCCGCGAGTTCTGCCGAAGTCTGTACTACGGACCGCTGCGGATCGAGCCGGTCGGTGACCCCGGCCGGTTCCAGTTCCAGGCCGACGTGGTGGTGCTCGGCCCGATCACGCTCGGCGAGGTCGGCTACGGCACCGACATCCGGGTGTCGATCGCGGCGCTCGAGACGGCGTACCACGTGCTGGTCCCGCTGACCGGCATGCTCCGCTCCCGGCATCGCGGCGCGGTGGTCCTGGCCGACCCGACCAGGGCCGTGGTGTTCCGGCCGACCGGCGACATCGAGGTCGACTGGCCCGCCTCCTGCCGTCTGATCAGCGTCAAGGTGGAGCGGGCCGCCCTGGAACGCGAGGTGGACGCGGCCCTCGACCAGCGGGTGATGTCCCCGCTCCCGCTGGGCGCCACCTTCGACCTGGTCGACGGCCCGGGCCGCACCTGGGCGGCGATGGTCCGGCTGTTGCTCGCCGAGCTGCGCGAGCCGGACGCCCTGGCCAGCCGTCCCCGGATGGCCGCCCGCTGGCGGGACATGGTGGTCAGCGGCCTGGCGCTCACCGTCGAGCACCCCTACGGCGAGGAGCCCGCCGGCCTCCAGGGCCCGCACCGGCCGCGCACGGTGAAACGGGCACTCGACGCCATGCACGCCGAGCCGTGGCGGGCGTACACGATCCATGATCTGGCGGCGCTGGCCGGCGTCGGCGTCCGGGTCCTCCAGGAGTCGTTCCGCCAGCACGTCGGCATGCCGCCGCTCACCTACCTGCGCCGCCTGCGCCTCGACGCGGTCCACGCCGAACTGTGCCGCTCCGATCCCGGCCAGGCCAGCGTCAGCGAGGTCGCCTACCGCTACGGCTTCACCCACCTGGGTCGTTTCGCCGGCGCCTACCGCACCCGCTTCGGTGAGACCCCCTCCCAAACCCTCCGCGACCGTCGCTGA
- a CDS encoding phospholipase, which yields MSHGHGHPHHHHTYAPSGQGTVMLNIGDGIGAMIIHTPAQLLGHEIEVSPVGDTGARTHAAVRARYVSSGVTFCVVIDSLPEGRYAVWQDDDTPLTQVEVRGGAVAEVTWPANLVPGRRPVAV from the coding sequence ATGAGCCACGGCCACGGGCACCCGCATCACCACCACACGTACGCGCCGTCCGGGCAGGGCACCGTGATGCTGAACATCGGCGACGGGATCGGCGCGATGATCATCCACACGCCGGCGCAGCTGCTCGGCCACGAGATCGAGGTGTCGCCGGTGGGGGACACCGGCGCCCGTACGCATGCCGCGGTCCGGGCCCGTTATGTCAGCTCCGGTGTCACCTTCTGTGTGGTGATCGACAGCCTGCCGGAGGGCCGTTACGCGGTCTGGCAGGACGACGACACCCCGCTCACCCAGGTGGAAGTCCGTGGCGGCGCGGTCGCCGAGGTCACCTGGCCGGCGAATCTGGTTCCCGGGCGGAGGCCGGTCGCGGTCTAA
- a CDS encoding ABC-F family ATP-binding cassette domain-containing protein, producing MSATMIARDLAAGHGDRTLFEALDLVVAPGDVIGLVGVNGAGKTTLLRTLAGLIATESGSVSLSPPTANVGYLPQERERRAGETVREFLGRRTGVTAAHAAMDAAAEELADGRPGADDRYSAALERWLDLGGADLDDRIAETDLGFATDLPMTALSGGQAARAGMASLLLSRYDVYLLDEPTNDLDLDGLARLESFVAGLRAGVVVVSHDREFLTRTVTKVLELDLAQRQVRLFGGGYASYLEERERGRQHARDQYEEYSDKKDDLLERARTQRAWMDKGVRNARRKATDNDKHVKAFRGETSEKQAAKARQTERLIERLEVVEEPRKEWELRMEIAAAPRAGAVVATLREAIVRRGAFSLGPVTLQIDWADRVAITGANGSGKSTLLAALLGRIPLDSGDRHLGPGVVIGEVDQARGLFLGDEPLAVAFGAAVPTWPDADVRTLLAKFGLRSAHVLRPAATLSPGERTRAALALLQARGVNLLVLDEPTNHLDLPAIEQLESALASYTGTLLLVTHDRRMLEAVTTNRHIEVTDGKVTA from the coding sequence ATGAGCGCCACAATGATCGCCCGCGACCTCGCCGCGGGACACGGGGACCGTACCCTCTTCGAAGCACTCGACCTCGTGGTCGCACCCGGCGACGTGATCGGACTGGTCGGCGTCAACGGGGCGGGCAAGACCACGCTCCTTCGTACCCTCGCGGGTTTGATCGCCACCGAGAGCGGAAGCGTCTCGCTCAGCCCGCCCACCGCCAACGTCGGATATCTGCCGCAGGAACGGGAACGGCGCGCCGGCGAGACCGTGCGCGAGTTCCTGGGCCGGCGCACCGGGGTGACCGCCGCGCACGCGGCGATGGACGCCGCCGCCGAAGAGCTCGCCGACGGAAGACCCGGCGCCGACGACCGGTACTCGGCCGCCCTCGAACGCTGGCTCGACCTGGGCGGCGCCGACCTCGATGACCGGATCGCCGAGACCGACCTCGGTTTCGCCACGGACCTGCCGATGACCGCCCTCTCCGGCGGCCAGGCGGCCCGCGCCGGCATGGCGTCGCTGCTGCTCAGCCGCTACGACGTCTACCTGCTCGACGAGCCGACCAACGACCTCGACCTGGACGGCCTGGCCCGTCTCGAATCATTCGTGGCCGGGCTGCGCGCCGGTGTCGTCGTGGTCAGCCACGACCGCGAGTTCCTCACCCGCACCGTCACCAAGGTCCTCGAACTCGACCTGGCCCAGCGGCAGGTCCGCCTCTTCGGCGGCGGCTACGCCTCCTACCTCGAAGAACGCGAGCGGGGCCGGCAGCACGCCCGCGACCAGTACGAGGAGTACTCCGACAAGAAGGACGACCTGCTCGAACGCGCCCGCACCCAGCGCGCCTGGATGGACAAGGGCGTGCGCAACGCCCGCCGCAAGGCCACCGACAACGACAAGCACGTGAAGGCGTTCCGCGGCGAGACCAGCGAGAAACAGGCGGCCAAGGCCCGCCAGACGGAACGCCTCATCGAACGGCTCGAGGTGGTCGAGGAGCCCCGCAAGGAGTGGGAGCTGCGCATGGAGATCGCTGCGGCGCCACGCGCGGGCGCCGTCGTGGCCACCCTTCGCGAGGCGATCGTACGGCGGGGAGCGTTCAGCCTCGGCCCGGTCACACTCCAGATCGACTGGGCCGACCGGGTCGCCATCACCGGCGCGAACGGCTCCGGCAAGTCCACGCTGCTGGCCGCCCTGCTGGGCCGCATCCCCCTCGACTCCGGCGACCGCCACCTCGGTCCCGGCGTCGTGATCGGCGAGGTCGACCAGGCCCGCGGCCTGTTCCTCGGCGACGAGCCCTTGGCGGTCGCGTTCGGCGCCGCCGTCCCCACCTGGCCGGACGCCGACGTCCGCACGCTTCTCGCCAAATTCGGCCTCCGGTCGGCACACGTGCTCCGCCCCGCAGCCACCCTCTCCCCCGGCGAACGCACCCGGGCCGCACTCGCCCTGCTCCAGGCCCGCGGCGTGAACCTGCTGGTCCTCGACGAACCCACCAACCACCTGGACCTGCCGGCCATCGAACAGCTGGAGTCGGCGCTGGCCTCCTACACCGGCACCCTGCTGCTGGTCACCCACGACCGCCGCATGCTGGAGGCGGTCACCACAAACCGCCACATCGAGGTAACCGACGGAAAGGTGACCGCCTGA
- the glgA gene encoding glycogen synthase produces the protein MTDSATRLRADLLTREYPPEVYGGAGVHLEYLTRDLRRLADVRVHCFGGPRDEAGVTAYPEPAELSGANAALRTMGVNLAMASGCEGADVVHSHTWYANFAGHTAKLLHGVPHVLTTHSLEPLRPWKAEQLGGGYALSSYCERTAIENADAVIAVSGGMRRDVLKAYPSVDPDRIHVVYNGIDTDLYSPSFETDVVDRLGIDRDRPSVVFVGRITRQKGLPYLMRACRELPAEAQIILLAGAPDTPEIAAEVADLARELRAVRDPHGVVWVQEMLPKQEVVQVLTHATVFVCPSIYEPMGIVNLEAMACETAVVATATGGIPEVVADGETGLLVPIQQIEDGTGTPVDPEKFVADLAATLTRLLNDPALAERMGKAGRRRAVERFSWSRIAEDTLEIYRTVR, from the coding sequence GTGACGGACTCCGCGACCCGCCTGCGTGCTGACCTGCTCACCCGTGAGTACCCACCAGAGGTCTACGGGGGCGCCGGGGTCCACCTCGAATACCTGACCCGTGACCTGCGCCGGCTCGCCGACGTGCGGGTGCACTGCTTCGGTGGGCCGCGCGACGAGGCGGGCGTCACCGCCTACCCGGAACCCGCCGAACTGTCCGGCGCCAACGCGGCACTGCGCACCATGGGCGTCAACCTGGCGATGGCATCCGGCTGCGAGGGCGCCGACGTGGTGCACAGCCACACCTGGTACGCGAACTTCGCCGGCCACACCGCCAAACTGCTGCACGGCGTGCCGCACGTGCTGACCACGCACAGCCTGGAGCCGCTGCGCCCGTGGAAGGCCGAACAGCTCGGCGGAGGGTACGCGCTGTCCTCGTACTGCGAGCGCACCGCCATCGAGAACGCCGACGCCGTCATCGCGGTGTCCGGCGGGATGCGGCGGGACGTGCTCAAGGCGTACCCCTCGGTTGATCCGGACCGCATCCATGTGGTCTACAACGGCATCGACACCGACCTCTACTCGCCGTCCTTCGAGACCGACGTGGTCGACCGGCTGGGCATCGACCGCGACCGGCCGAGCGTCGTGTTCGTCGGGCGGATCACCCGGCAGAAGGGCCTGCCGTACCTGATGCGGGCCTGCCGTGAGCTGCCCGCCGAGGCGCAGATCATCCTGCTGGCCGGCGCGCCGGACACCCCCGAGATCGCCGCCGAGGTCGCCGACCTCGCGCGCGAGCTGCGGGCGGTCCGCGACCCGCACGGGGTGGTCTGGGTGCAGGAGATGCTGCCCAAGCAGGAGGTCGTCCAGGTCCTCACACACGCCACCGTGTTCGTCTGCCCGTCGATCTACGAGCCGATGGGCATCGTCAACCTGGAGGCGATGGCCTGCGAGACCGCGGTGGTCGCCACCGCGACCGGCGGCATCCCCGAGGTGGTGGCGGACGGCGAGACCGGCCTGCTGGTGCCGATCCAGCAGATCGAGGACGGTACCGGCACGCCCGTCGACCCGGAGAAGTTCGTCGCCGACCTGGCCGCCACCCTGACCCGGCTGCTGAACGACCCGGCGCTGGCCGAGCGGATGGGCAAGGCCGGCCGCCGCCGCGCCGTGGAGAGGTTCAGCTGGTCCCGGATCGCCGAGGACACCCTCGAGATATACCGGACGGTGCGGTGA
- a CDS encoding glycoside hydrolase family 10 protein, translating into MNPLRRPPVWVALLSATTLFAVAVLGLGLVRAAFYEAPAAGEPVAAAEAPAQAEAGRCGTLPVSAPRELRGMWLTTVYNIDFPSRPGLPQDQVEAEYLKWLDLAVAKHHNAIFVHVRPSGDAFWPSAYAPWSNWLTGKLDGSDPGWDPMAFMVDEAHARNLEFHAWFNPYRGTQYAPSGAGTDLTKLPADHPLVVHPEWRIAHPAGAKGRFYYDPGNPEARRFVEDAMLEAVQKYDVDGVHFDDFFYPYPGDGGGADFPDGASYAKYGNGMSRADWRRENVNTLVREMKQRITEIKPWVKFGISPFGIWRNGGEGSDTNGLESYSAIYADTRKWVREGWLDYIVPQLYWTIGFDKADYAKVLPWWAKTVKGTGVQLYIGIGDYRIGEKGDWSDPAQIDKQLTLNDRYGVQGQIHYNAQQVRADRLGAVTRYTARHYATPALLPPMSRLPASPPAAPGITGATRDAAGKIVFQTAAASGGASWALYRTGEKNATLIATGRAGTPVVDPKPPAGPATYCLSGLDRSANEGPLSSPFTTSG; encoded by the coding sequence GTGAACCCGCTCCGCCGGCCACCCGTGTGGGTGGCGCTGCTGTCCGCGACCACCCTGTTCGCGGTGGCCGTCCTGGGGCTCGGCCTGGTCCGGGCCGCCTTCTACGAGGCGCCCGCCGCCGGGGAACCGGTCGCCGCGGCCGAGGCGCCCGCACAGGCCGAGGCCGGCCGCTGCGGGACGCTGCCGGTCAGCGCGCCCCGTGAGCTGCGCGGCATGTGGCTCACCACGGTCTACAACATCGACTTCCCGAGCCGGCCGGGACTGCCGCAGGACCAGGTCGAGGCCGAGTACCTGAAATGGCTCGACCTGGCCGTGGCGAAACACCACAACGCGATCTTCGTACACGTCCGGCCCAGCGGTGACGCGTTCTGGCCGTCCGCGTACGCGCCCTGGTCGAACTGGCTGACCGGAAAGCTGGACGGCAGCGATCCCGGCTGGGACCCGATGGCGTTCATGGTCGACGAGGCGCACGCCCGCAACCTGGAGTTCCACGCCTGGTTCAACCCGTACCGGGGCACCCAGTACGCCCCGTCCGGCGCCGGGACCGACCTGACCAAGCTGCCCGCCGACCACCCGCTGGTGGTCCACCCGGAGTGGCGGATCGCGCATCCCGCCGGCGCCAAGGGCCGCTTCTACTACGACCCGGGAAACCCGGAGGCCCGCCGCTTCGTCGAGGACGCGATGCTGGAGGCCGTCCAGAAGTACGACGTCGACGGCGTCCACTTCGACGACTTCTTCTACCCGTACCCCGGCGACGGCGGCGGCGCGGACTTCCCCGACGGCGCCTCCTACGCGAAGTACGGCAACGGCATGAGCCGGGCCGACTGGCGGCGGGAGAACGTCAACACCCTGGTCCGCGAGATGAAGCAGCGGATCACCGAGATCAAGCCGTGGGTCAAGTTCGGGATCAGCCCGTTCGGCATCTGGCGCAACGGCGGCGAGGGCTCCGACACCAACGGCCTGGAGAGCTACAGCGCCATCTACGCCGACACCCGTAAATGGGTGCGCGAGGGCTGGCTCGACTACATCGTCCCGCAGCTCTACTGGACCATCGGCTTCGACAAGGCCGACTACGCCAAGGTGCTGCCCTGGTGGGCGAAAACGGTCAAGGGCACCGGTGTGCAGCTCTACATCGGAATCGGCGACTACCGGATCGGCGAGAAGGGCGACTGGAGCGACCCCGCCCAGATCGACAAACAACTGACCCTCAACGACCGGTACGGCGTCCAGGGCCAGATCCACTACAACGCCCAGCAGGTCCGTGCCGACCGGCTCGGCGCGGTCACCCGGTACACCGCCAGGCACTACGCGACACCCGCCCTGCTGCCGCCCATGTCACGCCTGCCGGCTTCGCCGCCCGCCGCGCCGGGCATCACCGGGGCCACCCGCGACGCCGCCGGCAAAATCGTTTTCCAGACGGCCGCGGCTTCCGGGGGCGCGAGCTGGGCCCTTTACCGTACGGGTGAGAAGAACGCGACCCTGATCGCCACCGGTCGTGCCGGCACCCCGGTGGTGGACCCGAAGCCCCCCGCAGGCCCGGCCACCTACTGCCTGAGCGGCCTGGACCGATCCGCCAACGAGGGCCCCCTGAGCAGCCCGTTCACCACCAGCGGCTGA
- a CDS encoding DUF4331 domain-containing protein produces the protein MSSHREAPEISKDPVADSSDLYAFVSPDDPDTVTIIANYVPLQIPASGPNFFEFGDDVLYEIHIDANGDARPDITYQFRFRTELRNDKTFLYNTGQIKSLDDENWNRRQFYSVTKVDKHGKSTVLANKLPSPPCNVGKISIPDYDKLAADAVHKLKTGEKVFAGQRADAFFVDLGAIFDLGTLRPFQDKHLVGSQLFNYAGKAVNATDKTNVHSIAIQIPLHMVRRDGKKRVRAKDAGAVIGVWTSASRRQVEVRGNKGDGDVVVGPQVQVSRLGNPLFNEVIVPMAEKDKWNSLPPSEDKRFAEFVATPELGALLPVLYPGLFDNLAALNKTKEPRADLLAILLTGIPDGLIEGFQNNTGALQADMLRLNTAIEPAAKENKFGVVGGDLAGFPNGRRIADDVVSISLRAIAGVTVPLVNADFKPDAAAALVEQGLSIKDASAGLLKKFPFLGTPFDGFGNPS, from the coding sequence ATGTCTTCCCACCGCGAAGCGCCGGAAATCAGCAAGGACCCGGTCGCCGACAGCTCCGACCTGTACGCGTTCGTCAGCCCCGACGATCCGGACACCGTCACGATCATCGCGAACTACGTGCCGCTGCAGATTCCCGCCAGCGGCCCGAACTTCTTCGAGTTCGGCGACGACGTGCTGTACGAGATCCACATCGATGCGAACGGTGACGCCCGCCCGGACATCACCTACCAGTTCCGGTTCCGTACCGAACTGCGCAACGACAAGACGTTCCTCTACAACACCGGCCAGATCAAGTCGCTCGACGACGAGAACTGGAACCGCCGGCAGTTCTACTCGGTCACCAAGGTCGACAAGCACGGCAAGAGCACGGTGCTGGCCAACAAGCTCCCGTCGCCGCCCTGCAACGTCGGCAAGATCTCCATCCCGGACTACGACAAGCTCGCCGCGGACGCCGTCCACAAGCTGAAGACCGGCGAGAAGGTCTTCGCCGGCCAGCGCGCCGACGCGTTCTTCGTCGACCTGGGCGCCATCTTCGACCTGGGCACGCTGCGCCCGTTCCAGGACAAGCACCTGGTCGGCTCGCAGCTGTTCAACTACGCCGGCAAGGCGGTCAACGCCACCGACAAGACCAACGTGCACAGCATCGCGATCCAGATCCCGCTGCACATGGTCCGCCGGGACGGCAAGAAGCGGGTCCGGGCCAAGGACGCCGGCGCGGTCATCGGCGTGTGGACGTCGGCCAGCCGCCGCCAGGTCGAGGTCCGCGGCAACAAGGGCGACGGCGACGTGGTGGTCGGCCCGCAGGTGCAGGTCTCCCGGCTGGGCAACCCGCTGTTCAACGAGGTCATCGTGCCGATGGCGGAGAAGGACAAGTGGAACAGCCTGCCGCCGAGCGAGGACAAGCGGTTCGCCGAGTTCGTCGCGACGCCCGAGCTGGGAGCGCTCCTGCCGGTGCTCTACCCGGGCCTGTTCGACAACCTGGCCGCGCTCAACAAGACCAAGGAGCCGCGCGCCGACCTGCTGGCCATCCTGCTCACCGGCATCCCGGACGGCCTGATCGAGGGCTTCCAGAACAACACCGGCGCGCTCCAGGCCGACATGCTGCGGCTGAACACGGCCATCGAGCCGGCCGCCAAGGAGAACAAGTTCGGCGTGGTCGGCGGTGACCTGGCGGGCTTCCCGAACGGCCGCCGCATCGCCGACGACGTCGTCTCCATCTCGCTGCGCGCCATCGCCGGCGTCACCGTCCCGCTGGTGAACGCCGACTTCAAGCCGGACGCCGCGGCCGCTCTGGTCGAGCAGGGCCTGAGCATCAAGGACGCCAGCGCCGGCCTGCTCAAGAAGTTCCCCTTCCTCGGCACGCCCTTCGACGGATTCGGAAACCCCTCATGA